A single genomic interval of Mycobacterium sp. DL592 harbors:
- a CDS encoding fumarylacetoacetate hydrolase family protein yields MTTSVLRTADAWWVATPAGAVKIDSTAQSTAELLRDRAAIDTAAAGTDTVDIAGLELLSPITTPCRVVAQMTNFASHVEDAGMDPKTIPLTFFRKSSASISGPFAPVIKPAHVKFLDYEVEIGLVVGTDIPVGTSISESNLSDYIAGLVITNDISARDIQLPQTQFYEAKSYPSFTPTGPALVLLNAQELKRFGQLRLRLRVNGEQRQNALVDGDMLYGPVQALQSLSRFQDLAAGDLILTGTPVGTALSAPPKLVGMIGALLPPAVKWKAFFKSQAKNPKYLHDGDVIEASVGTDDGAIDLGTQRMTVRYS; encoded by the coding sequence ATGACCACCTCCGTCCTCCGGACCGCCGACGCCTGGTGGGTCGCCACGCCCGCGGGCGCCGTCAAGATCGACAGCACCGCGCAGAGCACCGCTGAACTCCTGCGGGACCGCGCCGCCATCGACACCGCCGCCGCCGGCACGGACACGGTGGACATCGCCGGTCTGGAACTGTTGTCCCCCATCACCACCCCGTGCCGGGTGGTGGCCCAGATGACCAACTTCGCCTCACACGTCGAAGACGCCGGAATGGATCCGAAGACCATTCCGCTGACCTTCTTCCGCAAGTCCTCGGCCTCGATCAGTGGGCCGTTCGCGCCGGTCATCAAACCCGCCCACGTCAAGTTCCTGGACTACGAGGTGGAGATCGGTCTTGTCGTCGGCACCGACATCCCGGTCGGCACATCGATTTCCGAGTCGAACCTGAGTGACTACATCGCCGGCCTGGTGATCACCAACGACATCTCGGCGCGCGACATCCAGCTTCCGCAGACCCAGTTCTACGAAGCCAAGTCGTACCCGAGCTTCACACCCACCGGGCCCGCGCTGGTGCTGCTGAATGCCCAGGAGCTCAAGCGGTTCGGGCAGCTGCGGCTGCGGCTGCGGGTCAACGGTGAGCAGCGCCAGAACGCCCTCGTCGACGGCGACATGCTGTACGGGCCGGTGCAGGCGCTGCAGTCGCTGAGCCGATTCCAGGACCTCGCGGCCGGCGATCTGATCCTGACCGGCACCCCGGTGGGCACCGCGCTGAGCGCACCGCCGAAGCTCGTCGGGATGATCGGCGCACTGCTGCCGCCCGCGGTCAAGTGGAAGGCGTTCTTCAAGTCTCAGGCCAAGAACCCCAAGTATCTTCACGACGGGGACGTGATCGAGGCGTCGGTGGGCACCGACGACGGTGCGATCGACCTGGGGACGCAACGAATGACGGTGCGTTACTCCTGA
- a CDS encoding NAD-dependent succinate-semialdehyde dehydrogenase — MSLYAVVDPKTGDVVREYPTATDEQIEQALASATKAYREWSKTSTVAERAALIRRVAELHTERREKLAEIIHREMGKQLDQALGEVDFSAAIYEYYADNAEKFLADEPIDLLDGEGSAVIKRGPVGVLLGIMPWNYPYYQVARFAGPNLTLGNTVVLKHAPQCPESAEAIQQIFDDAGFPAGAYVNVYATNEQIAQAIADPRVQGVSLTGSERAGAAVAEIAGRNLKKVVLELGGSDPFILLSTDDLDATVEAAIAGRFENAGQACNAAKRFIVAADLYDEFLDKFTKKVLDTADELAPLSSLGAAKRLAEQIDRAVADGANLVSAGERKGAYFPPGVLTGVSPDSPTYREELFGPVAMVFKANSEDEALEIANDIPFGLGSYVFTTDSEQAQRVADKIDAGMVFVNLVGADGVELPFGGVKRSGYGRELGRFGIDEFVNKKLIRIG, encoded by the coding sequence ATGAGTCTGTACGCAGTGGTCGACCCCAAGACCGGAGACGTCGTGCGGGAGTATCCGACCGCCACCGACGAGCAGATCGAGCAGGCACTGGCCTCTGCCACCAAGGCATACCGCGAGTGGTCCAAGACGTCCACGGTGGCGGAGCGGGCCGCCCTGATTCGGCGCGTCGCCGAGCTGCATACCGAGCGCCGCGAGAAGCTCGCCGAGATCATCCACCGCGAGATGGGCAAGCAGCTCGACCAGGCGCTCGGCGAGGTGGACTTCAGCGCCGCGATCTACGAGTACTACGCCGACAACGCCGAGAAGTTCCTCGCCGACGAGCCGATCGACCTGCTCGACGGCGAAGGCAGCGCGGTGATCAAGCGCGGCCCGGTCGGCGTGCTGCTGGGCATCATGCCGTGGAACTACCCCTACTACCAGGTGGCCCGCTTCGCCGGACCGAACCTGACCCTGGGCAACACCGTCGTGCTCAAGCACGCGCCGCAGTGCCCGGAGTCCGCCGAAGCCATCCAGCAGATCTTCGACGACGCCGGCTTCCCCGCGGGCGCCTACGTCAACGTCTATGCCACCAACGAGCAGATCGCGCAGGCGATCGCCGATCCGCGGGTGCAGGGCGTCTCGCTCACCGGTTCGGAGCGCGCCGGTGCGGCGGTCGCCGAGATCGCCGGCCGCAACCTCAAGAAGGTCGTGCTCGAACTCGGTGGCTCCGACCCGTTCATCCTGCTGAGCACCGACGACCTCGATGCAACCGTCGAAGCGGCGATCGCCGGACGGTTCGAGAACGCCGGGCAGGCCTGCAACGCCGCCAAGCGGTTCATCGTGGCCGCCGACCTCTACGACGAGTTCCTGGACAAATTCACCAAGAAGGTCCTCGACACCGCTGACGAACTGGCGCCGCTGTCTTCGCTGGGTGCCGCCAAGCGGCTGGCCGAGCAGATCGACCGTGCGGTGGCCGACGGCGCCAACCTGGTCTCGGCCGGTGAACGCAAGGGCGCCTACTTCCCGCCCGGTGTGCTCACCGGGGTGTCCCCCGACTCCCCCACCTACCGCGAGGAGTTGTTCGGTCCGGTCGCCATGGTGTTCAAGGCCAACTCCGAGGATGAGGCCCTCGAGATCGCCAACGACATCCCGTTCGGGTTGGGCTCGTATGTGTTCACCACCGACAGCGAGCAGGCCCAGCGGGTAGCCGACAAGATCGACGCCGGAATGGTCTTCGTCAACCTCGTCGGCGCCGACGGTGTCGAGTTGCCGTTCGGCGGCGTGAAGCGGTCCGGTTACGGCCGCGAGCTGGGCCGGTTCGGCATCGACGAGTTCGTCAACAAGAAGCTGATCCGGATCGGATGA
- a CDS encoding acyl-CoA dehydrogenase family protein, which produces MSTTTAPPKKDTYAPLELFAIDRLLDSDERDIAATVRKFVDTRLRPNVEDWFESATLPKELAKEFGEMGVLGMHLQGYGCAGTNAVSYGLACMELEAGDSGFRSFVSVQGSLSMFSIYRYGSEEQKNEWLPRLAAGDAIGCFGLTEPDFGSNPAGMRTRARRSGAGDNADWVLNGTKMWITNGNLADVATVWAQTDDGIRGFLVPTNTPGFTANAIHKKLSLRASVTSELVLDNVRLPASAQLPLAEGLGAPLSCLNEARFGIVFGSLGAARDALETTIAYTQSRDVFDRPLSSYQLTQEKLANMTVELGKGTLLAIHLGRMKDAEGVRPEQISLGKLNNVREALAIARECRTLLGGSGITLEYSPLRHANNLESVLTYEGTSEMHLLSIGRALTGHAAFR; this is translated from the coding sequence ATGAGCACCACTACAGCACCGCCCAAGAAGGACACCTACGCTCCGCTCGAGCTGTTCGCGATCGATCGTCTGCTCGATTCCGACGAACGCGACATCGCCGCCACCGTGCGCAAGTTCGTCGACACCCGGCTGCGGCCGAACGTCGAGGACTGGTTCGAATCGGCGACCCTGCCAAAGGAATTGGCCAAGGAGTTCGGTGAGATGGGCGTGCTGGGGATGCACCTGCAGGGCTACGGCTGCGCGGGGACCAACGCCGTCAGCTACGGCCTTGCCTGCATGGAGCTGGAGGCCGGCGACAGCGGGTTCCGCAGCTTCGTCTCCGTGCAGGGCTCACTGTCGATGTTCTCGATCTACCGATACGGCTCGGAGGAGCAGAAGAACGAGTGGCTGCCCCGGCTCGCTGCCGGGGATGCCATTGGCTGTTTCGGGCTGACCGAACCGGACTTCGGCTCCAACCCGGCCGGTATGCGCACGCGCGCGAGGCGCTCTGGCGCCGGAGACAACGCGGACTGGGTGCTCAACGGCACCAAGATGTGGATCACCAATGGCAACCTCGCCGACGTCGCCACGGTGTGGGCGCAGACCGACGACGGCATTCGGGGTTTCTTGGTACCGACGAACACGCCGGGCTTCACCGCCAACGCGATCCACAAGAAGCTGTCGCTGCGGGCGTCGGTGACCTCGGAGCTGGTGCTCGACAACGTCCGGCTGCCGGCCTCGGCGCAGTTGCCGCTCGCCGAGGGCCTGGGCGCTCCGCTGTCGTGCCTCAACGAGGCTCGGTTCGGCATCGTCTTCGGCTCGCTCGGCGCGGCCCGGGACGCCCTGGAGACCACCATCGCCTACACCCAGTCCCGCGATGTGTTCGATCGTCCGCTGTCGAGTTACCAGCTCACGCAGGAGAAGCTGGCCAACATGACCGTCGAACTCGGCAAGGGCACCCTGCTGGCGATCCATCTCGGCCGGATGAAGGACGCCGAGGGAGTGCGGCCCGAACAGATCAGCCTGGGCAAGCTCAACAACGTGCGTGAGGCACTGGCCATCGCCCGCGAATGCCGAACCCTGCTGGGCGGCAGCGGGATCACCCTGGAGTACTCGCCGCTGCGGCACGCCAACAACCTCGAATCGGTGCTGACCTACGAAGGCACCTCCGAGATGCACCTGCTGTCGATCGGTCGCGCACTCACCGGTCACGCCGCGTTCCGCTGA
- a CDS encoding bifunctional 3-(3-hydroxy-phenyl)propionate/3-hydroxycinnamic acid hydroxylase: MNEAKQPRVVIVGAGPTGVTAATLLAQYGVETLVLDRWAEVYPQPRAVHLDDEVYRIVHRLGIAEEFAKISRPALGLRLLDPRFTVLTEFQRDPAHSRHGHPEANMFDQPELEALLRTNLERYPQATLRGNVEVTDIDDNRSGRARVTYTDRVDGGTHTVEADYVLGCDGANSLVRSRIGARMRDLNFEQRWLVADVATTADLGQWGGVHQLCDPHRAGTFMQIGDVRYRWEFRLLPGETADDFRAITALRPLIAPWVGQIADNELELIRVAEYTFRAKIADRWRSGNIFLLGDAAHLTPPFVGQGMGAGLRDAMNLSWKLAGVLDGTLPAAVLDTYERERKPHARKMIGLALMVGRAMTAGGDVGDLLRRKLVPRMHLLPGLRERVVDSQTPRLRRSALVHHDVRPHALGGTSLGGMLCPNAMTPNGKRLDDILGAGFTVVTDRELTDAERADVERCGAEVLIAEPGSALRAWLQSGNADAAVVRPDRTVWKAGRDIGAVCRALAAVLLGR; encoded by the coding sequence ATGAACGAGGCCAAGCAACCGCGGGTCGTGATCGTCGGGGCCGGACCGACCGGAGTCACCGCCGCTACCCTGCTCGCCCAGTACGGCGTCGAGACCCTGGTCCTGGACCGGTGGGCCGAGGTCTACCCGCAGCCGCGGGCCGTCCACCTCGACGACGAGGTCTACCGCATCGTGCACCGGCTGGGCATCGCCGAGGAGTTCGCCAAGATCTCTCGGCCGGCACTCGGTCTGCGGCTCCTGGACCCCCGGTTCACCGTGCTCACCGAATTCCAGCGCGACCCCGCGCACAGCAGACACGGCCATCCCGAAGCCAACATGTTCGACCAGCCCGAGCTCGAGGCACTGCTGCGCACCAACCTGGAGCGCTACCCGCAGGCCACCCTGCGCGGCAACGTCGAGGTCACCGACATCGACGACAATCGGTCGGGCCGCGCCCGCGTCACCTACACCGACCGTGTCGACGGCGGGACTCACACCGTCGAGGCCGACTACGTGCTGGGCTGCGACGGGGCCAACAGCCTGGTGCGGTCGCGGATCGGTGCGCGGATGCGGGACCTGAACTTCGAACAACGCTGGCTGGTCGCCGACGTGGCCACCACCGCCGACCTCGGCCAGTGGGGCGGCGTGCATCAACTGTGTGATCCCCATCGAGCCGGCACCTTCATGCAGATCGGCGATGTCCGCTATCGCTGGGAGTTTCGTCTGCTACCGGGCGAGACCGCGGACGATTTCCGGGCGATCACCGCGTTACGACCCCTCATCGCGCCATGGGTCGGCCAGATCGCCGACAACGAGCTCGAGTTGATCCGTGTCGCCGAGTACACCTTCCGGGCCAAGATCGCCGACCGCTGGCGCAGCGGCAACATCTTTCTGCTCGGCGATGCCGCGCACCTGACTCCCCCGTTCGTCGGACAAGGAATGGGAGCCGGGCTGCGCGACGCCATGAATCTGTCCTGGAAGCTCGCCGGGGTCCTCGACGGCACCCTGCCCGCCGCTGTGCTGGACACCTACGAGCGTGAACGGAAACCTCACGCCCGCAAGATGATCGGTCTCGCACTCATGGTGGGCCGGGCGATGACCGCAGGTGGCGACGTCGGTGATCTGTTGCGCCGGAAGCTGGTTCCGCGAATGCATCTTCTGCCCGGACTGCGGGAGCGAGTCGTCGACTCACAGACGCCCCGGCTGCGCCGGTCGGCGTTGGTGCACCACGATGTGCGGCCACATGCCCTCGGCGGAACGTCGCTCGGTGGGATGTTGTGCCCCAATGCAATGACGCCCAACGGCAAGCGGCTCGACGACATCCTGGGCGCCGGTTTCACGGTGGTCACCGATCGTGAACTCACCGACGCCGAACGGGCCGACGTCGAGCGCTGCGGCGCAGAGGTTCTCATCGCCGAGCCAGGATCTGCGCTGCGCGCATGGCTCCAGAGCGGGAATGCGGATGCGGCCGTGGTTCGGCCCGACCGCACGGTGTGGAAGGCGGGGCGGGATATCGGCGCGGTATGCCGCGCGCTGGCGGCGGTGCTACTCGGGCGCTAG
- a CDS encoding TetR/AcrR family transcriptional regulator produces MKSSVVSLRCRISAVAEDSEPSINRLERRKQRTRAALIRSAQALIAAGRLNVPVLEITQAADVGMGSFYNHFESKEQLFEAAVVDVLDRHGAVLDRLTADIDDPAEVFACSFRLTGRFFRERPQESRILLANWGALLSSDRGLAPRALRDIKAAVSAGRFHVEDPELALTIAAGAMLGLGYLLEAKPERDAAATADSVTEGVLRLFGMSADNAHTVCAMPLPDIEFQE; encoded by the coding sequence ATGAAATCATCAGTAGTGAGTCTTCGCTGTAGGATCAGCGCCGTGGCTGAGGATTCCGAACCGTCGATCAATCGGCTTGAACGGCGTAAGCAGCGCACCCGCGCGGCCCTGATCAGGTCGGCGCAGGCCTTGATCGCAGCGGGCCGGCTCAATGTGCCGGTGCTGGAGATCACCCAGGCCGCCGACGTCGGAATGGGGTCGTTCTACAACCATTTCGAGAGCAAGGAGCAACTGTTCGAGGCGGCTGTCGTCGACGTCCTGGACAGGCATGGCGCCGTGCTGGACCGCCTGACGGCCGATATCGACGATCCCGCCGAGGTCTTCGCGTGCAGCTTCCGGCTGACTGGCCGATTCTTCCGGGAACGCCCGCAGGAGAGTCGCATTTTGCTGGCCAACTGGGGTGCGTTGTTGTCCTCCGACCGCGGCCTGGCTCCCCGCGCGTTGCGCGACATCAAAGCGGCGGTGTCGGCCGGGCGTTTTCACGTCGAGGACCCGGAGCTGGCGCTGACTATCGCCGCCGGTGCGATGCTGGGCCTGGGCTACCTGCTGGAGGCCAAGCCGGAGCGCGACGCCGCGGCGACGGCCGACTCGGTGACCGAAGGCGTTCTCCGACTGTTCGGGATGTCGGCCGACAACGCTCACACCGTGTGTGCAATGCCGTTGCCGGACATCGAATTTCAGGAGTAA
- a CDS encoding helix-turn-helix domain-containing protein, with translation MSRNAAAADDVTDSTDGWMTRLGPKLRALRKDRELTLEAVADRAGLTKGFLSLVERGQTTISVPNLLKVCDILGVSLGSLFDYPESAVVRDGRGAPVEMGGSGIREYLLTPQTEPNLQVMRSVLQPGGGTGGGYTLDSETIFVFVVRGCLRLLVDGQESLLETGDSYTFSARAVHSWDNPGDEESEVLWSIVPPIPRAAAAPS, from the coding sequence ATGTCCCGCAATGCAGCCGCTGCTGACGACGTCACGGACAGCACCGACGGGTGGATGACCCGGCTGGGACCCAAGCTGCGCGCCCTGCGTAAGGATCGGGAGCTGACGCTGGAAGCCGTCGCCGACCGTGCCGGTCTCACCAAGGGCTTCCTGAGCCTGGTGGAGCGCGGCCAGACCACCATCTCGGTACCGAACCTGCTCAAAGTCTGTGACATCCTTGGTGTTTCGCTCGGCTCCCTGTTCGACTACCCGGAGTCTGCGGTGGTGCGTGACGGCCGTGGCGCACCGGTCGAGATGGGCGGCAGCGGGATTCGTGAATACCTGTTGACGCCGCAGACCGAGCCGAACCTTCAGGTGATGCGCTCGGTGCTGCAGCCCGGCGGCGGCACCGGCGGCGGGTACACCCTGGACTCGGAGACGATCTTCGTGTTCGTCGTCCGTGGCTGCCTTCGCCTGCTTGTCGACGGCCAGGAGTCCTTGCTCGAAACCGGTGACAGCTACACCTTTTCGGCCCGCGCGGTGCACTCCTGGGACAACCCGGGTGACGAGGAGTCCGAGGTGCTCTGGTCGATCGTGCCGCCTATTCCGCGGGCGGCCGCTGCGCCGAGCTGA